A single genomic interval of Scylla paramamosain isolate STU-SP2022 chromosome 12, ASM3559412v1, whole genome shotgun sequence harbors:
- the LOC135105562 gene encoding uncharacterized protein LOC135105562 isoform X3 — translation MKWWWCGCYGRDDGGSLSSSGERAERGKMVFLHGVLYMEVIEAKDLPDVDTSWFRSAKDVSDPYITVDTCCGGKKTCRIAKTSIIFNSLNPHWNEKFRIEMCHETESLLFTIKDLDLVKVECMGYMSIRADDLLQEEPVTGWFPLIGKNGVPSGSINVSLRFLSVTSITRSNEVPDTVFPLRSGCRVRLYQDAHTPAVSPITDVVAANGDPYQPPQLWEDVTQALENAQRLIYIIGWSVKADLSLLRNGECENLGDMLKRKAEEGVRVMVMVWNEAMSTDLYTPGVMGTHDEETRIFFEGSEVEVFLSPRQKNKGKIMENNFVSTLYTHHQKCVIVDAEAEGDERRRLVAFAGGIDLTDGRWDTPEHPLFKTLPQEHQQDFYNGVCQASVTTGPRQPWHDIHMCVEGRAAFDLLTNFVERWRRQVPDREQRLLAVSEDDFVLDWEAPDESPWSVQFFRSINSDSAQFDTSVLDRLLTRKGRLFDNSIQRAYVHHIRRAKRFIYIENQYFLGSAHGWLVQEAKCPHLIPIELTTRIISAIKAGEDFRVYVVVPTHPEGDPTSSAVQEILHWQHRTMEMMYRKIAKAIRKAKIDAHPTDYLGFFCLGKREGVEEVPEGLEEPDPSSVAGKVRESLRFMIYVHSKMAIFDDEYIIVGSANINERSMSGNRDTEMALGAFQPQYTKEECGDGEIEGDVHTFRMSLWAEHCGSQMEEHKNPTSASCMAALRDLGEANLQKYLSPEPEHNDSHLMNYPLAVSSDGHVEPREDFPKFPDTGGSVTGKNSNFLPNSLTT, via the exons atgaagtggtggtggtgcgggtgcTATGGACGTGACGATGGAGGTA gtCTCAGTAGCAGTGGAGAGCGCGCCGAGCGAGGAAAGATGGTGTTCCTGCACGGTGTCCTGTACATGGAGGTGATCGAGGCGAAGGACCTCCCTGACGTAGACACCTCTTGGTTCCGATCTGCAAAGGACGTCTCCGATCCTTACATCACCGTGGACACTTGCTGCGGGGGAAAGAAGACGTGTCGCATCGCCAAGACTTCTATCATCTTTAACTCACTCAACCCTCACTGGAATGAGAAGTTCAGAATCGAGATGTGTCACGAAACTGAGTCGTTGTTGTTCACCATCAAGGACCTCGACCTTGTGAAGGTGGAGTGCATGGGCTACATGAGCATCCGAGCCGACGACCTGCTGCAGGAAGAACCAGTCACCGGGTGGTTCCCTCTCATCGGCAAGAACGGCGTTCCCTCGGGCTCCATTAACGTATCATTACGTTTCCTCTCTGTGACTTCAATCACACGCTCAAACGAGGTTCCGGACACAGTGTTTCCGTTGCGTTCCGGCTGCCGCGTCCGCCTCTACCAAGACGCACACACGCCGGCGGTGTCACCCATCACAGACGTGGTAGCAGCTAATGGGGACCCGTACCAGCCACCGCAGCTGTGGGAGGATGTCACCCAGGCACTGGAGAACGCTCAGCGCCTCATCTATATAATCGGGTGGAGCGTAAAGGCGGATCTTAGTCTTCTTCGGAATGGCGAGTGTGAGAACCTCGGCGACATGTTGAAGCGCAAGGCGGAAGAGGGcgtgagggtgatggtgatggtgtggaaCGAGGCCATGAGCACTGACCTGTACACGCCAGGAGTAATGGGCACCCACGACGAGGAAACTCGTATCTTCTTCGAGGGGAGTGAGGTGGAGGTGTTCCTCTCTCCACGTcagaagaacaaaggaaaaatcatGGAGAACAATTTCGTATCAACTCTGTACACTCACCATCAGAAGTGTGTCATTGTAGACGCCGAGGCGGAGGGCGACGAACGTCGGCGTCTGGTGGCGTTCGCGGGAGGCATTGACCTAACGGATGGTCGGTGGGACACTCCTGAACACCCGCTCTTCAAGACGCTTCCCCAGGAGCACCAACAGGACTTCTACAATGGTGTGTGTCAGGCCAGTGTGACTACAGGTCCCCGACAGCCGTGGCACGACATTCACATGTGTGTGGAAGGTCGAGCTGCCTTCGATCTTCTTACTAATTTTGTTGAGAGGTGGCGGCGTCAGGTCCCTGACCGTGAACAGCGATTGCTGGCGGTCTCTGAGGATGACTTTGTGCTGGACTGGGAGGCACCTGACGAGTCCCCGTGGAGCGTGCAGTTCTTCCGTTCAATAAATTCAGATTCAGCTCAGTTTGACACCAGTGTGTTGGATCGCCTCTTGACCCGCAAAGGACGGCTTTTTGATAACTCCATCCAGCGAGCTTATGTGCACCACATCCGGAGAGCTAAAAGATTTATCTACATCGAGAACCAGTACTTCCTTGGTTCAGCTCACGGGTggctggtgcaggaagccaAATGTCCTCACCTCATCCCTATTGAACTCACCACCAGAATCATCAGTGCCATCAAGGCTGGTGAGGACTTCCGGGTGTACGTTGTGGTGCCCACTCATCCCGAGGGCGATCCAACCTCCTCCGCTGTACAGGAAATCCTCCACTGGCAACACCGCACCATGGAGATGATGTACCGCAAGATCGCAAAGGCCATCCGCAAAGCCAAGATCGACGCTCACCCCACTGATTACCTGGGCTTCTTCTGTCTGGGCAAGCGAGAGGGGGTAGAAGAAGTGCCAGAGGGGCTAGAGGAGCCAGACCCCAGCTCGGTGGCTGGTAAAGTGCGTGAGAGCCTCCGATTTATGATTTACGttcattctaagatggccaTCTTCGACGATGAGTACATAATCGTGGGATCGGCCAACATAAATGAGCGAAGCATGAGTGGCAATCGAGACACAGAGATGGCACTCGGCGCCTTCCAGCCTCAGTATACCAAAGAGGAGTGTGGCGATGGAGAGATTGAAGGTGATGTGCACACGTTCCGTATGTCTTTATGGGCAGAACACTGCGGCTCTCAAATGGAGGAGCACAAAAATCCAACCTCCGCATCTTGCATGGCAGCCCTCAGGGATCTGGGTGAAGCCAACCTTCAGAAGTATCTCTCACCTGAGCCAGAGCACAACGATTCTCATCTGATGAATTATCCGCTCGCGGTGTCGTCAGACGGCCACGTGGAGCCGAGAGAAGATTTTCCTAAGTTCCCAGACACTGGCGGCTCCGTCACTGGCAAAAACTCGAACTTCCTTCCAAATTCCCTCACTACATGA
- the LOC135105562 gene encoding uncharacterized protein LOC135105562 isoform X1, translated as MCLVCFLQYLGGAMGRTAAGACGARQGEYALTEGGKQEERPACRSHDWRYYLCCLSSSGERAERGKMVFLHGVLYMEVIEAKDLPDVDTSWFRSAKDVSDPYITVDTCCGGKKTCRIAKTSIIFNSLNPHWNEKFRIEMCHETESLLFTIKDLDLVKVECMGYMSIRADDLLQEEPVTGWFPLIGKNGVPSGSINVSLRFLSVTSITRSNEVPDTVFPLRSGCRVRLYQDAHTPAVSPITDVVAANGDPYQPPQLWEDVTQALENAQRLIYIIGWSVKADLSLLRNGECENLGDMLKRKAEEGVRVMVMVWNEAMSTDLYTPGVMGTHDEETRIFFEGSEVEVFLSPRQKNKGKIMENNFVSTLYTHHQKCVIVDAEAEGDERRRLVAFAGGIDLTDGRWDTPEHPLFKTLPQEHQQDFYNGVCQASVTTGPRQPWHDIHMCVEGRAAFDLLTNFVERWRRQVPDREQRLLAVSEDDFVLDWEAPDESPWSVQFFRSINSDSAQFDTSVLDRLLTRKGRLFDNSIQRAYVHHIRRAKRFIYIENQYFLGSAHGWLVQEAKCPHLIPIELTTRIISAIKAGEDFRVYVVVPTHPEGDPTSSAVQEILHWQHRTMEMMYRKIAKAIRKAKIDAHPTDYLGFFCLGKREGVEEVPEGLEEPDPSSVAGKVRESLRFMIYVHSKMAIFDDEYIIVGSANINERSMSGNRDTEMALGAFQPQYTKEECGDGEIEGDVHTFRMSLWAEHCGSQMEEHKNPTSASCMAALRDLGEANLQKYLSPEPEHNDSHLMNYPLAVSSDGHVEPREDFPKFPDTGGSVTGKNSNFLPNSLTT; from the exons ATGTGTTTGGTCTGCTTCCTGCAGTACTTAGGGGGCGCCATGGGTCGCACAGCAGCAGGAGCTTGCGGGGCCAGGCAAGGGGAGTATGCCCTCACAGAAGGCGGCAAGCAAGAGGAACGACCTGCCTGCCGTTCACATGACTGGCGCTACTACCTGTGCT gtCTCAGTAGCAGTGGAGAGCGCGCCGAGCGAGGAAAGATGGTGTTCCTGCACGGTGTCCTGTACATGGAGGTGATCGAGGCGAAGGACCTCCCTGACGTAGACACCTCTTGGTTCCGATCTGCAAAGGACGTCTCCGATCCTTACATCACCGTGGACACTTGCTGCGGGGGAAAGAAGACGTGTCGCATCGCCAAGACTTCTATCATCTTTAACTCACTCAACCCTCACTGGAATGAGAAGTTCAGAATCGAGATGTGTCACGAAACTGAGTCGTTGTTGTTCACCATCAAGGACCTCGACCTTGTGAAGGTGGAGTGCATGGGCTACATGAGCATCCGAGCCGACGACCTGCTGCAGGAAGAACCAGTCACCGGGTGGTTCCCTCTCATCGGCAAGAACGGCGTTCCCTCGGGCTCCATTAACGTATCATTACGTTTCCTCTCTGTGACTTCAATCACACGCTCAAACGAGGTTCCGGACACAGTGTTTCCGTTGCGTTCCGGCTGCCGCGTCCGCCTCTACCAAGACGCACACACGCCGGCGGTGTCACCCATCACAGACGTGGTAGCAGCTAATGGGGACCCGTACCAGCCACCGCAGCTGTGGGAGGATGTCACCCAGGCACTGGAGAACGCTCAGCGCCTCATCTATATAATCGGGTGGAGCGTAAAGGCGGATCTTAGTCTTCTTCGGAATGGCGAGTGTGAGAACCTCGGCGACATGTTGAAGCGCAAGGCGGAAGAGGGcgtgagggtgatggtgatggtgtggaaCGAGGCCATGAGCACTGACCTGTACACGCCAGGAGTAATGGGCACCCACGACGAGGAAACTCGTATCTTCTTCGAGGGGAGTGAGGTGGAGGTGTTCCTCTCTCCACGTcagaagaacaaaggaaaaatcatGGAGAACAATTTCGTATCAACTCTGTACACTCACCATCAGAAGTGTGTCATTGTAGACGCCGAGGCGGAGGGCGACGAACGTCGGCGTCTGGTGGCGTTCGCGGGAGGCATTGACCTAACGGATGGTCGGTGGGACACTCCTGAACACCCGCTCTTCAAGACGCTTCCCCAGGAGCACCAACAGGACTTCTACAATGGTGTGTGTCAGGCCAGTGTGACTACAGGTCCCCGACAGCCGTGGCACGACATTCACATGTGTGTGGAAGGTCGAGCTGCCTTCGATCTTCTTACTAATTTTGTTGAGAGGTGGCGGCGTCAGGTCCCTGACCGTGAACAGCGATTGCTGGCGGTCTCTGAGGATGACTTTGTGCTGGACTGGGAGGCACCTGACGAGTCCCCGTGGAGCGTGCAGTTCTTCCGTTCAATAAATTCAGATTCAGCTCAGTTTGACACCAGTGTGTTGGATCGCCTCTTGACCCGCAAAGGACGGCTTTTTGATAACTCCATCCAGCGAGCTTATGTGCACCACATCCGGAGAGCTAAAAGATTTATCTACATCGAGAACCAGTACTTCCTTGGTTCAGCTCACGGGTggctggtgcaggaagccaAATGTCCTCACCTCATCCCTATTGAACTCACCACCAGAATCATCAGTGCCATCAAGGCTGGTGAGGACTTCCGGGTGTACGTTGTGGTGCCCACTCATCCCGAGGGCGATCCAACCTCCTCCGCTGTACAGGAAATCCTCCACTGGCAACACCGCACCATGGAGATGATGTACCGCAAGATCGCAAAGGCCATCCGCAAAGCCAAGATCGACGCTCACCCCACTGATTACCTGGGCTTCTTCTGTCTGGGCAAGCGAGAGGGGGTAGAAGAAGTGCCAGAGGGGCTAGAGGAGCCAGACCCCAGCTCGGTGGCTGGTAAAGTGCGTGAGAGCCTCCGATTTATGATTTACGttcattctaagatggccaTCTTCGACGATGAGTACATAATCGTGGGATCGGCCAACATAAATGAGCGAAGCATGAGTGGCAATCGAGACACAGAGATGGCACTCGGCGCCTTCCAGCCTCAGTATACCAAAGAGGAGTGTGGCGATGGAGAGATTGAAGGTGATGTGCACACGTTCCGTATGTCTTTATGGGCAGAACACTGCGGCTCTCAAATGGAGGAGCACAAAAATCCAACCTCCGCATCTTGCATGGCAGCCCTCAGGGATCTGGGTGAAGCCAACCTTCAGAAGTATCTCTCACCTGAGCCAGAGCACAACGATTCTCATCTGATGAATTATCCGCTCGCGGTGTCGTCAGACGGCCACGTGGAGCCGAGAGAAGATTTTCCTAAGTTCCCAGACACTGGCGGCTCCGTCACTGGCAAAAACTCGAACTTCCTTCCAAATTCCCTCACTACATGA
- the LOC135105562 gene encoding uncharacterized protein LOC135105562 isoform X4: MKWWWCGCYGRDDGGLSSSGERAERGKMVFLHGVLYMEVIEAKDLPDVDTSWFRSAKDVSDPYITVDTCCGGKKTCRIAKTSIIFNSLNPHWNEKFRIEMCHETESLLFTIKDLDLVKVECMGYMSIRADDLLQEEPVTGWFPLIGKNGVPSGSINVSLRFLSVTSITRSNEVPDTVFPLRSGCRVRLYQDAHTPAVSPITDVVAANGDPYQPPQLWEDVTQALENAQRLIYIIGWSVKADLSLLRNGECENLGDMLKRKAEEGVRVMVMVWNEAMSTDLYTPGVMGTHDEETRIFFEGSEVEVFLSPRQKNKGKIMENNFVSTLYTHHQKCVIVDAEAEGDERRRLVAFAGGIDLTDGRWDTPEHPLFKTLPQEHQQDFYNGVCQASVTTGPRQPWHDIHMCVEGRAAFDLLTNFVERWRRQVPDREQRLLAVSEDDFVLDWEAPDESPWSVQFFRSINSDSAQFDTSVLDRLLTRKGRLFDNSIQRAYVHHIRRAKRFIYIENQYFLGSAHGWLVQEAKCPHLIPIELTTRIISAIKAGEDFRVYVVVPTHPEGDPTSSAVQEILHWQHRTMEMMYRKIAKAIRKAKIDAHPTDYLGFFCLGKREGVEEVPEGLEEPDPSSVAGKVRESLRFMIYVHSKMAIFDDEYIIVGSANINERSMSGNRDTEMALGAFQPQYTKEECGDGEIEGDVHTFRMSLWAEHCGSQMEEHKNPTSASCMAALRDLGEANLQKYLSPEPEHNDSHLMNYPLAVSSDGHVEPREDFPKFPDTGGSVTGKNSNFLPNSLTT; the protein is encoded by the exons atgaagtggtggtggtgcgggtgcTATGGACGTGACGATGGAG gtCTCAGTAGCAGTGGAGAGCGCGCCGAGCGAGGAAAGATGGTGTTCCTGCACGGTGTCCTGTACATGGAGGTGATCGAGGCGAAGGACCTCCCTGACGTAGACACCTCTTGGTTCCGATCTGCAAAGGACGTCTCCGATCCTTACATCACCGTGGACACTTGCTGCGGGGGAAAGAAGACGTGTCGCATCGCCAAGACTTCTATCATCTTTAACTCACTCAACCCTCACTGGAATGAGAAGTTCAGAATCGAGATGTGTCACGAAACTGAGTCGTTGTTGTTCACCATCAAGGACCTCGACCTTGTGAAGGTGGAGTGCATGGGCTACATGAGCATCCGAGCCGACGACCTGCTGCAGGAAGAACCAGTCACCGGGTGGTTCCCTCTCATCGGCAAGAACGGCGTTCCCTCGGGCTCCATTAACGTATCATTACGTTTCCTCTCTGTGACTTCAATCACACGCTCAAACGAGGTTCCGGACACAGTGTTTCCGTTGCGTTCCGGCTGCCGCGTCCGCCTCTACCAAGACGCACACACGCCGGCGGTGTCACCCATCACAGACGTGGTAGCAGCTAATGGGGACCCGTACCAGCCACCGCAGCTGTGGGAGGATGTCACCCAGGCACTGGAGAACGCTCAGCGCCTCATCTATATAATCGGGTGGAGCGTAAAGGCGGATCTTAGTCTTCTTCGGAATGGCGAGTGTGAGAACCTCGGCGACATGTTGAAGCGCAAGGCGGAAGAGGGcgtgagggtgatggtgatggtgtggaaCGAGGCCATGAGCACTGACCTGTACACGCCAGGAGTAATGGGCACCCACGACGAGGAAACTCGTATCTTCTTCGAGGGGAGTGAGGTGGAGGTGTTCCTCTCTCCACGTcagaagaacaaaggaaaaatcatGGAGAACAATTTCGTATCAACTCTGTACACTCACCATCAGAAGTGTGTCATTGTAGACGCCGAGGCGGAGGGCGACGAACGTCGGCGTCTGGTGGCGTTCGCGGGAGGCATTGACCTAACGGATGGTCGGTGGGACACTCCTGAACACCCGCTCTTCAAGACGCTTCCCCAGGAGCACCAACAGGACTTCTACAATGGTGTGTGTCAGGCCAGTGTGACTACAGGTCCCCGACAGCCGTGGCACGACATTCACATGTGTGTGGAAGGTCGAGCTGCCTTCGATCTTCTTACTAATTTTGTTGAGAGGTGGCGGCGTCAGGTCCCTGACCGTGAACAGCGATTGCTGGCGGTCTCTGAGGATGACTTTGTGCTGGACTGGGAGGCACCTGACGAGTCCCCGTGGAGCGTGCAGTTCTTCCGTTCAATAAATTCAGATTCAGCTCAGTTTGACACCAGTGTGTTGGATCGCCTCTTGACCCGCAAAGGACGGCTTTTTGATAACTCCATCCAGCGAGCTTATGTGCACCACATCCGGAGAGCTAAAAGATTTATCTACATCGAGAACCAGTACTTCCTTGGTTCAGCTCACGGGTggctggtgcaggaagccaAATGTCCTCACCTCATCCCTATTGAACTCACCACCAGAATCATCAGTGCCATCAAGGCTGGTGAGGACTTCCGGGTGTACGTTGTGGTGCCCACTCATCCCGAGGGCGATCCAACCTCCTCCGCTGTACAGGAAATCCTCCACTGGCAACACCGCACCATGGAGATGATGTACCGCAAGATCGCAAAGGCCATCCGCAAAGCCAAGATCGACGCTCACCCCACTGATTACCTGGGCTTCTTCTGTCTGGGCAAGCGAGAGGGGGTAGAAGAAGTGCCAGAGGGGCTAGAGGAGCCAGACCCCAGCTCGGTGGCTGGTAAAGTGCGTGAGAGCCTCCGATTTATGATTTACGttcattctaagatggccaTCTTCGACGATGAGTACATAATCGTGGGATCGGCCAACATAAATGAGCGAAGCATGAGTGGCAATCGAGACACAGAGATGGCACTCGGCGCCTTCCAGCCTCAGTATACCAAAGAGGAGTGTGGCGATGGAGAGATTGAAGGTGATGTGCACACGTTCCGTATGTCTTTATGGGCAGAACACTGCGGCTCTCAAATGGAGGAGCACAAAAATCCAACCTCCGCATCTTGCATGGCAGCCCTCAGGGATCTGGGTGAAGCCAACCTTCAGAAGTATCTCTCACCTGAGCCAGAGCACAACGATTCTCATCTGATGAATTATCCGCTCGCGGTGTCGTCAGACGGCCACGTGGAGCCGAGAGAAGATTTTCCTAAGTTCCCAGACACTGGCGGCTCCGTCACTGGCAAAAACTCGAACTTCCTTCCAAATTCCCTCACTACATGA
- the LOC135105562 gene encoding uncharacterized protein LOC135105562 isoform X2 codes for MATRFFSKLMGVKDELQSHVLEVAETYMKRDDAGLSSSGERAERGKMVFLHGVLYMEVIEAKDLPDVDTSWFRSAKDVSDPYITVDTCCGGKKTCRIAKTSIIFNSLNPHWNEKFRIEMCHETESLLFTIKDLDLVKVECMGYMSIRADDLLQEEPVTGWFPLIGKNGVPSGSINVSLRFLSVTSITRSNEVPDTVFPLRSGCRVRLYQDAHTPAVSPITDVVAANGDPYQPPQLWEDVTQALENAQRLIYIIGWSVKADLSLLRNGECENLGDMLKRKAEEGVRVMVMVWNEAMSTDLYTPGVMGTHDEETRIFFEGSEVEVFLSPRQKNKGKIMENNFVSTLYTHHQKCVIVDAEAEGDERRRLVAFAGGIDLTDGRWDTPEHPLFKTLPQEHQQDFYNGVCQASVTTGPRQPWHDIHMCVEGRAAFDLLTNFVERWRRQVPDREQRLLAVSEDDFVLDWEAPDESPWSVQFFRSINSDSAQFDTSVLDRLLTRKGRLFDNSIQRAYVHHIRRAKRFIYIENQYFLGSAHGWLVQEAKCPHLIPIELTTRIISAIKAGEDFRVYVVVPTHPEGDPTSSAVQEILHWQHRTMEMMYRKIAKAIRKAKIDAHPTDYLGFFCLGKREGVEEVPEGLEEPDPSSVAGKVRESLRFMIYVHSKMAIFDDEYIIVGSANINERSMSGNRDTEMALGAFQPQYTKEECGDGEIEGDVHTFRMSLWAEHCGSQMEEHKNPTSASCMAALRDLGEANLQKYLSPEPEHNDSHLMNYPLAVSSDGHVEPREDFPKFPDTGGSVTGKNSNFLPNSLTT; via the exons ATGGCAACTCGGTTCTTCTCCAAGCTGATGGGGGTGAAAGACGAGCTGCAGTCCCACGTGCTGGAAGTGGCCGAAACTTACATGAAGAGGGACGACGCAG gtCTCAGTAGCAGTGGAGAGCGCGCCGAGCGAGGAAAGATGGTGTTCCTGCACGGTGTCCTGTACATGGAGGTGATCGAGGCGAAGGACCTCCCTGACGTAGACACCTCTTGGTTCCGATCTGCAAAGGACGTCTCCGATCCTTACATCACCGTGGACACTTGCTGCGGGGGAAAGAAGACGTGTCGCATCGCCAAGACTTCTATCATCTTTAACTCACTCAACCCTCACTGGAATGAGAAGTTCAGAATCGAGATGTGTCACGAAACTGAGTCGTTGTTGTTCACCATCAAGGACCTCGACCTTGTGAAGGTGGAGTGCATGGGCTACATGAGCATCCGAGCCGACGACCTGCTGCAGGAAGAACCAGTCACCGGGTGGTTCCCTCTCATCGGCAAGAACGGCGTTCCCTCGGGCTCCATTAACGTATCATTACGTTTCCTCTCTGTGACTTCAATCACACGCTCAAACGAGGTTCCGGACACAGTGTTTCCGTTGCGTTCCGGCTGCCGCGTCCGCCTCTACCAAGACGCACACACGCCGGCGGTGTCACCCATCACAGACGTGGTAGCAGCTAATGGGGACCCGTACCAGCCACCGCAGCTGTGGGAGGATGTCACCCAGGCACTGGAGAACGCTCAGCGCCTCATCTATATAATCGGGTGGAGCGTAAAGGCGGATCTTAGTCTTCTTCGGAATGGCGAGTGTGAGAACCTCGGCGACATGTTGAAGCGCAAGGCGGAAGAGGGcgtgagggtgatggtgatggtgtggaaCGAGGCCATGAGCACTGACCTGTACACGCCAGGAGTAATGGGCACCCACGACGAGGAAACTCGTATCTTCTTCGAGGGGAGTGAGGTGGAGGTGTTCCTCTCTCCACGTcagaagaacaaaggaaaaatcatGGAGAACAATTTCGTATCAACTCTGTACACTCACCATCAGAAGTGTGTCATTGTAGACGCCGAGGCGGAGGGCGACGAACGTCGGCGTCTGGTGGCGTTCGCGGGAGGCATTGACCTAACGGATGGTCGGTGGGACACTCCTGAACACCCGCTCTTCAAGACGCTTCCCCAGGAGCACCAACAGGACTTCTACAATGGTGTGTGTCAGGCCAGTGTGACTACAGGTCCCCGACAGCCGTGGCACGACATTCACATGTGTGTGGAAGGTCGAGCTGCCTTCGATCTTCTTACTAATTTTGTTGAGAGGTGGCGGCGTCAGGTCCCTGACCGTGAACAGCGATTGCTGGCGGTCTCTGAGGATGACTTTGTGCTGGACTGGGAGGCACCTGACGAGTCCCCGTGGAGCGTGCAGTTCTTCCGTTCAATAAATTCAGATTCAGCTCAGTTTGACACCAGTGTGTTGGATCGCCTCTTGACCCGCAAAGGACGGCTTTTTGATAACTCCATCCAGCGAGCTTATGTGCACCACATCCGGAGAGCTAAAAGATTTATCTACATCGAGAACCAGTACTTCCTTGGTTCAGCTCACGGGTggctggtgcaggaagccaAATGTCCTCACCTCATCCCTATTGAACTCACCACCAGAATCATCAGTGCCATCAAGGCTGGTGAGGACTTCCGGGTGTACGTTGTGGTGCCCACTCATCCCGAGGGCGATCCAACCTCCTCCGCTGTACAGGAAATCCTCCACTGGCAACACCGCACCATGGAGATGATGTACCGCAAGATCGCAAAGGCCATCCGCAAAGCCAAGATCGACGCTCACCCCACTGATTACCTGGGCTTCTTCTGTCTGGGCAAGCGAGAGGGGGTAGAAGAAGTGCCAGAGGGGCTAGAGGAGCCAGACCCCAGCTCGGTGGCTGGTAAAGTGCGTGAGAGCCTCCGATTTATGATTTACGttcattctaagatggccaTCTTCGACGATGAGTACATAATCGTGGGATCGGCCAACATAAATGAGCGAAGCATGAGTGGCAATCGAGACACAGAGATGGCACTCGGCGCCTTCCAGCCTCAGTATACCAAAGAGGAGTGTGGCGATGGAGAGATTGAAGGTGATGTGCACACGTTCCGTATGTCTTTATGGGCAGAACACTGCGGCTCTCAAATGGAGGAGCACAAAAATCCAACCTCCGCATCTTGCATGGCAGCCCTCAGGGATCTGGGTGAAGCCAACCTTCAGAAGTATCTCTCACCTGAGCCAGAGCACAACGATTCTCATCTGATGAATTATCCGCTCGCGGTGTCGTCAGACGGCCACGTGGAGCCGAGAGAAGATTTTCCTAAGTTCCCAGACACTGGCGGCTCCGTCACTGGCAAAAACTCGAACTTCCTTCCAAATTCCCTCACTACATGA